One Spiroplasma endosymbiont of Nebria brevicollis DNA window includes the following coding sequences:
- a CDS encoding inorganic diphosphatase, with product MAKNNKSIVQMVVEIPKGSSNKYEFDGKTKTMVLDRVLYGANFYPGEYGYIPNTLDYDGDPLDIISLITYPTFPGCLVDVRILGTIKMIDGGEIDTKVFGVVASDPRFNDFKTLEDVPSHLRDEITNFFLQYKALQKKTVVIEGWGNLEHAIKELQACKDMFIKYEKEMLDLPKEQLVALLNKK from the coding sequence ATGGCAAAAAATAACAAGAGCATTGTACAAATGGTAGTAGAAATTCCTAAAGGTTCAAGTAATAAGTATGAATTTGATGGAAAGACTAAAACAATGGTTTTAGATCGTGTTTTATATGGTGCTAACTTTTATCCTGGTGAATATGGTTATATACCTAATACTTTAGACTATGATGGTGACCCCTTGGATATTATTAGTTTAATTACTTATCCAACTTTCCCTGGCTGTTTAGTAGATGTGAGAATTTTAGGAACTATAAAAATGATTGATGGTGGTGAGATTGATACTAAAGTGTTTGGTGTTGTTGCTAGTGATCCGCGTTTTAATGATTTTAAAACTTTAGAAGATGTACCATCACATTTACGTGATGAGATTACAAATTTCTTTTTACAGTACAAAGCATTACAGAAAAAAACGGTTGTTATTGAAGGTTGAGGCAACTTAGAACATGCTATAAAAGAATTACAAGCATGTAAAGATATGTTTATAAAATATGAAAAGGAAATGTTAGATTTACCTAAAGAGCAATTAGTAGCATTATT
- a CDS encoding ECF transporter S component: MNLKNENHLQQLKTYFISAFKLTTHKVAMISILLALTTLISLLEIPTFFGFLTIDFGNTINLLAVVVLKLPYGLLIGIITPWLRLIIPHVVPSNVIGELSYMLSTISLILIYCSFHMLFKLLPYWKDEPTNWWKRLLIVELPVVIITCILVSLVNVFFNWAFILDLYGQGDYKNQLWIVFLPYNLFKFTLVLGLFFLLVRPIQILGQHFNY; this comes from the coding sequence ATGAATTTAAAAAATGAGAATCATCTTCAACAATTAAAAACATATTTTATTAGTGCATTTAAGTTGACAACTCATAAAGTAGCTATGATTAGTATTTTATTAGCATTAACTACATTAATTAGTTTATTAGAAATTCCTACTTTCTTCGGGTTCTTAACTATTGACTTTGGTAATACTATTAATTTATTAGCAGTAGTAGTTTTAAAGTTACCATATGGTTTATTAATTGGTATTATTACGCCATGATTACGTTTAATTATTCCACACGTTGTTCCTAGTAATGTGATTGGTGAATTATCTTATATGTTGAGTACTATTAGTTTAATATTAATATATTGTAGTTTTCATATGTTGTTTAAGTTATTACCATATTGAAAAGATGAACCTACTAATTGATGAAAACGATTATTAATAGTTGAATTACCAGTAGTTATTATTACTTGTATTTTAGTGTCTTTGGTTAATGTATTTTTTAATTGAGCATTTATTCTAGATTTATATGGTCAAGGTGATTATAAAAATCAATTGTGAATTGTCTTTTTACCATATAATTTATTTAAGTTTACTTTAGTTCTAGGATTATTTTTTTTGTTAGTACGACCTATTCAAATTTTAGGGCAGCACTTTAATTATTAA
- a CDS encoding IS3 family transposase — protein sequence MSLHKIYFDWIKKIYKLNIQPHIVYRYMKNMGLKSKIRTKKFDYRLKSGSLRYDNLLDRNFATTGLNQKLGTDITYLLTNGKTYYLSIVKDFHNNEILDYKISSSLDMSFVTKNIIQAWVNAGKYKTWILQSDQGFHYTNPSYKTLCDTLGIKISMSRRGNSPDNGATESWFGTMKTEFLYQIPRKKRTIEWIKENLPKYIYFYNNHLPQPKLKGMSPIEYRLAYSQTNIKFIPMKLDLM from the coding sequence TTGAGTTTGCATAAAATATATTTTGATTGAATAAAGAAAATTTATAAGTTAAACATACAACCACATATTGTTTATAGGTATATGAAAAATATGGGTTTAAAATCCAAAATTAGAACAAAGAAGTTTGATTATAGGTTAAAATCTGGCAGTTTAAGATATGATAATTTATTAGACCGTAATTTTGCAACTACTGGTTTAAATCAAAAATTAGGCACTGATATAACCTATTTACTAACTAATGGTAAAACGTATTATTTATCAATCGTTAAGGATTTTCACAATAATGAAATATTAGATTACAAAATAAGTTCAAGTTTAGATATGTCATTTGTAACAAAAAATATTATTCAAGCTTGAGTTAATGCTGGAAAGTATAAAACATGAATTTTACAATCAGATCAAGGTTTTCATTATACCAACCCTTCTTATAAAACTTTATGTGATACGTTAGGTATAAAAATATCAATGTCCAGAAGAGGAAATTCTCCAGATAATGGAGCAACAGAATCATGGTTTGGAACTATGAAAACTGAATTCTTATATCAGATTCCAAGAAAAAAACGAACTATTGAATGAATTAAAGAAAATTTACCTAAGTATATTTATTTTTACAACAATCATCTACCACAACCAAAATTAAAAGGAATGAGTCCAATTGAATATCGATTAGCTTATTCCCAAACAAATATTAAGTTTATTCCTATGAAATTAGATTTAATGTAA
- a CDS encoding transposase, giving the protein MQHISVSCPLFTDSWKGYQSFKTSYPKHETVNHQFGYVSSNGVNTNQIESVWKHLRKTFRTHVRVSKENIHLYAKESAYKFNKLLTFETLMLCLL; this is encoded by the coding sequence TTGCAGCACATTTCTGTTAGCTGTCCATTGTTTACTGATTCTTGAAAAGGATATCAAAGTTTTAAAACTTCTTATCCTAAACATGAAACAGTAAATCATCAATTTGGTTATGTGTCATCAAATGGTGTCAACACAAATCAAATTGAGTCAGTGTGAAAACATTTGAGGAAGACTTTCAGAACTCATGTCAGGGTTTCAAAAGAAAACATTCACTTATATGCCAAAGAATCTGCATATAAGTTTAATAAACTTCTAACTTTTGAAACCCTGATGTTGTGCTTACTATAA